The Bacillus sp. SM2101 region TCAATGCTTCTGCATAATTAATCAAACGACTACCTGCATTATTATTTCTATATTTCTTCAAAGTCGCCATCCCTCTTAGCCTATATTGTACATGACCGTCAATCAACGGGTGACACTCGTTATAGAACGAGGCTACACTTACTATGCTGTTATTTACAAAAGCTCCTAAATGAAATGATTGATGATGATGATCATGCTCGTACTTACATGCCTCTATTGTTTGATGAGGGCGCAATACTTCATTACGTATTTCATAAGTGTCTTCAGGGTTTATCTGTTTTACAGCTATCATGATTAAGCCCCTTTCTACATAAATTTACACTCAATTATTGTCGAGAAGAATGTAAAGTGATAAGTAACATATAATACTACACAAGATTAATTCGTATTGGTTAGGTATACTTCTAATTCCCTTCAAACTTATTAAAATACGGACAAAACAAAACTTATGCTAAAACAAAGATGATAGTTTAATTGCTATCAGTCGCACTCGTTCTCCACACCGTTCCTCTTCTCTCATACTCTAATCTCTTTTCCACTGCATAGGCTACATCCGATCCAACAAACCGTTCTATTAACCATAAAGCCAAATCAACACCTGACGTGACTCCTCTTGCAGTAAGTAACTTATTATCATCTACTATTCTTGCACCGATCACTTCACAACCTAGAGCGGCCATTTCTTTTGATGCTAGGTGATGCATTGTAGTTGTACGACCTTTTGTTATCCCACAAACCGCCATTAACATTCCACCTGTACATACACCACCAATAATCGTTCCTTGTTCGTAAAATTGTTTGATTATCTGAGGTAAAACACCGCGTTCTGCTTCTTTTCTAGCACCCTGCTCCCCTTTATGGTTCCATCCACCCCCCGGAACTATTAACATATCTGGACGTTTTTCAACGGAGATTGTAGCATCTACATTTACCTTCAAACCATAAAAGCCTTTTACTTCCTTTTGCCCATCTAACGTGACAAGACTTACTTGAAAATAGTCTTTTATTTCATTCGA contains the following coding sequences:
- a CDS encoding DJ-1/PfpI family protein — encoded protein: MVIQIILFNGFDELDAIAPYEVLKRSNEIKDYFQVSLVTLDGQKEVKGFYGLKVNVDATISVEKRPDMLIVPGGGWNHKGEQGARKEAERGVLPQIIKQFYEQGTIIGGVCTGGMLMAVCGITKGRTTTMHHLASKEMAALGCEVIGARIVDDNKLLTARGVTSGVDLALWLIERFVGSDVAYAVEKRLEYERRGTVWRTSATDSN
- a CDS encoding GNAT family N-acetyltransferase is translated as MIAVKQINPEDTYEIRNEVLRPHQTIEACKYEHDHHHQSFHLGAFVNNSIVSVASFYNECHPLIDGHVQYRLRGMATLKKYRNNNAGSRLINYAEALMNEKNVDSWWCNARVSVCDYYEKLGLLPQGEIFEIYPIGPHKLMYKVF